A genomic window from Populus nigra chromosome 7, ddPopNigr1.1, whole genome shotgun sequence includes:
- the LOC133698709 gene encoding uncharacterized protein LOC133698709 produces MSAKWRALQHRHRYTYSAVIFPSSFTDTLLSQSLLPLNPNFSLFFTQLKTLISLNSIYSQVNHSKNLASSFTNLLSLIQTENDTPILQTACRFYLEVLFLENSVPLHRTLISGLSKVSNKDRQVLIVECFRDLCEDYKKWSNRKRFCLSRVALSIMGMPKLGFLISVVGDCAVLIGWDVVLGLDSVFSEIEDLGGRPSPVVMEQCQESLSCLYYLIQRFPGTFKCFEEVGFMERVLGVLVSVLKSMAFTRDCFVAAGVALCAALQVCLTSEELGLVIVKAIFNGITCSSSGTNCFESEFRDVILKVPFKGDLCFEINGFSGLSRLCLIRGILTAVSRAVLNSQFVVSSGGLNVNEENGNCCGSVKTILYDGILPELCNYCENPIDSHFNFHALTVLQICLQQMKTSMLSNLTDISNNYEPIPVEMGTRILKIIWNSLEDPLSQTVKQVHLIFDLFLDIQSSLHWGEGSERIKSFLQKIASDLLRLGTGCKGRYVPLALLTKRLGAKTILDMSSDLLFEIVQAYIDDDVCCAATTFLKCFLECLRDECWNCNGIEEGYAIYRGHCLPPFLFGLASGVSKLRSNVNTYALPVLLEVDVDSIFPMLAYISVGLIGAENELSYPELSGTNVELGVEQQVAVLVSLVKVCRSLALIEGDIDLWDASQPLQTNGMLGTDSVKLYALFSIKGIKVKVHVEWLVLALRHVDELLRVDAAESLFLNPKTSSIPSCLELTLLKEAVLLNMRSCSTGFQMKWTSLFRKFFARVRTALERQLKQGSWQPLLDCNNNGAYSNKGIEESLIKRAENLFNFMRWLSCFLFFSCYPSAPYKRKIMAMDLLLIMLNVWPITLTSQDKDGSLRPESSLYPYSKGITLPDSTLLLVGSIIDSWDRLRESSFRILLYFPNPLPGISSKDMVQKVINWAKKLVCSPRVRESDAGALTLRLLFRKYVLELGWILRASVDVVCFQSQSKLVNVDSQIIESKPPVVEYIKSLIDWLNASVEEGERNLSEACKNSFVHGVLLTLRYTFEELDWNSDAVLSSISEMRHALEKLLELLVRITSLALWVVSADAWYLADMDEMADDDVYLMDEMEVVRPSEDEGINSKHVQDSRPSEQIVMVGCWLAMKEVSLLLGTIIRKIPLPGYSYSDSKSEDPCPDASMPTIPNAMLDLQQLEQIGNHFLEVLLKMKHNGAIDKTRVGFTALCNRLLCSNDPRLCKLTEIWMEQLMERTIAKGQVVDDLLRRSAGIPAAFIALFLSEPDGAPKKLLPRALRWLIDVANSSLLYLVDAKSMNGNSCKLSSTNSDQAPDSAKLYGVNVMEKTSKIRDEGVIPTVHAFNVLRAAFNDTNLATDTSGFAAEALIVSIHSFSSPYWEVRNSACLAYTALVRRMIGFLNLQKRESRRSLTGLEFFHRYPSLHPFLYNELNVATDALRDATSGCSESNLSKVVHPSLCPVLILLSRLKPSTIASESGDDLDPFLFMPFIRRCSTQSNLRIRVLASRALTGLVSNEKLPTVLLNIGSELPCVENQIAASSFPSSLLKPSNGTVSTNYNSIHGMLLQMCSLLDANCRNLADFTKKEKILGDLFQVLAKRSWIASPKRCPCPILNSSFVRVLDHMLSVAQTGHIRENYLPIRSLLWKLCTECLDVEDSFGVSYYDPTVAELREQATISYFSCVLQASKDGMEEVLQKPQAHLSHDLKLLNLPETKETFVSLEKRLISSLSDSSYEVRLATLKWLLKFLKSTESISDVHHLSSSAIGIIQHWSKPNLQETMVKLLDSEKYHRCKYYILRILYTWNLLQFQKPGNQNSADITYVGNLDNDSTFQFWDKLLSLYNITRHKKTRETLICCMAICVKKFSSLLTSSVLSYMEEETPKSCESCQLERSALLYEYITLFVNLIKEHSSSSEPVTKRNAAAESIIASGLLEQAELIGSCVFSNEIPAGLSGSCFEPKEAVNMYGRQLLEIWFTCIKLLEDEDDAIRQWLALNVQKCFSSKASGSSFQAVGVPMQVEKVIELSFGYLSYIFGHWIDYFDHLSQWVINGANYVTCKGDIVRRVFDKEIDNHHEEKLLICQICCSHLEQLPISKSWLADGPFKQKFTNYLYNWRSRFCHQLTSFAKDHIENLGGVDWIGGVGNHKDAFLPIYANLLGFYALSNCMVNRNIEDDMLLLSQIVEIGKTIDPFLRNPLISNLYLLVVNLHERKVGATADMLTSKFIIDDSIWDGFDPYFLLR; encoded by the exons ATGTCAGCGAAATGGCGCGCATTACAGCACCGCCACCGCTACACATACAGTGCTGTGATATTCCCGTCTTCCTTCACAGACACCTTGCTTTCTCAATCTCTCCTTCCCTTAAACCCTAACTTCTCCCTTTTCTTCACCCAactcaaaaccctaatttcactCAATTCAATTTACTCTCAAGTAAACCACTCCAAAAACCTCGCTTCCTCCTTCACCAACCTCCTATCTCTAATACAAACCGAAAACGACACTCCGATTCTTCAAACGGCATGCCGTTTTTACTTGGAAGTTTTGTTTCTGGAAAATTCAGTGCCTTTGCATCGAACTTTGATTTCTGGTTTATCAAAAGTGAGTAACAAGGATCGTCAGGTTTTGATTGTTGAGTGTTTTAGGGATTTATGTGAGGATTACAAGAAATGGAGTAATAGAAAGAGGTTTTGTTTATCACGTGTTGCTTTATCAATTATGGGGATGccaaaattagggtttttgattAGTGTTGTTGGTGATTGTGCGGTTTTGATTGGCTGGGATGTTGTTTTGGGATTAGATAGTGTTTTTTCGGAGATTGAGGATTTGGGTGGTAGGCCTTCTCCGGTTGTTATGGAGCAATGTCAAGAGAGTTTGTCTTGCTTGTATTATTTGATCCAGCGGTTTCCGGGGACGTTTAAGTGTTTTGAAGAGGTGGGGTTTATGGAGAGGGTTTTGGGGGTTTTGGTTAGTGTGTTGAAGTCGATGGCTTTTACTAGGGATTGCTTTGTGGCGGCTGGAGTGGCATTGTGTGCTGCTTTGCAAGTTTGTCTTACTAGTGAAGAGCTTGGTTTGGTTATTGTTAAAGCTATATTTAATGGTATTACTTGTAGTTCCAGCGGTACTAATTGTTTTGAAAGTGAGTTTAGAGATGTGATTTTGAAGGTTCCATTTAAAGGGGATTTGTGTTTTGAGATAAATGGTTTTTCTGGTTTGAGTCGGTTGTGCTTGATTAGGGGGATTCTTACTGCTGTTTCGAGGGCTGTACTCAATTCCCAATTTGTTGTATCGAGTGGTGGTTTGAATGTTAATGAGGAAAATGGAAATTGTTGTGGCTCTGTTAAGACTATTTTGTATGATGGGATTTTGCCTGAGTTGTGTAATTATTGTGAGAACCCTATCGATagtcattttaattttcatgcatTGACagtgttgcaaatttgtttgcaACAGATGAAGACTTCAATGCTAAGTAATCTTACTGACATCTCGAATAATTATGAACCCATACCAGTAGAAATGGGGACACGGATACTGAAGATCATATGGAATAGCTTGGAAGATCCTTTAAGTCAAACAGTGAAACAAGTTCATCTGATTTTTGATCTGTTCTTAGATATTCAGTCATCTCTTCATTGGGGAGAGGGAAgtgaaagaataaaatctttcttGCAAAAAATTGCTTCAGATCTTCTCCGTCTAGGCACAGGCTGTAAGGGGAGATATGTTCCGTTAGCTTTGTTGACCAAGAGGCTGGGGGCAAAAACTATACTGGATATGAGTTCTGATCTGCTGTTTGAAATTGTACAAGCTTACATTGATGATGATGTGTGCTGTGCTGCTACaacatttttgaaatgtttccTTGAGTGTTTGCGTGATGAGTGTTGGAACTGTAATGGGATTGAGGAAGGTTATGCTATTTATAGAGGGCATTGTTTGCCTCCCTTTCTGTTTGGACTTGCTTCTGGTGTTTCAAAGCTTCGTTCAAATGTGAACACATATGCTTTGCCTGTTCTACTTGAAGTTGATGTAGATAGCATATTTCCTATGCTTGCTTATATCTCAGTTGGGCTTATTGGGGCAGAAAATGAACTGTCATATCCCGAGCTTTCTGGTACAAATGTAGAACTGGGAGTCGAGCAACAAGTAGCTGTTTTAGTGTCCTTGGTAAAGGTATGCCGTTCACTTGCTCTAATTGAAGGCGACATTGATTTGTGGGATGCATCACAACCACTTCAGACAAATGGTATGCTGGGGACAGATAGTGTGAAACTCTACGCTCTTTTCTCCATAAAGGGGATAAAGGTTAAGGTCCATGTTGAATGGCTAGTATTGGCACTAAGACATGTTGACGAGTTACTCCGCGTAGATGCTGCAGAGTCTCTGTTCTTAAATCCCAAGACTTCTAGCATTCCTTCCTGTTTAGAACTCACGCTCTTGAAAGAAGCTGTGCTGTTGAACATGAGGAGTTGCTCAACTGGTTTCCAAATGAAGTGGACCAGCTTGTTTAGAAAGTTCTTTGCTCGGGTTCGAACAGCCTTGGAGAGACAACTTAAGCAGGGGAGCTGGCAACCCCTTCTGGATTGCAATAATAATGGAGCATACTCAAATAAAGGGATTGAAGAATCTTTAATTAAAAGGGCAGagaatctttttaattttatgagatggctgtcttgttttctttttttttcatgctatcCCTCTGCTCcttataagagaaaaataatggcCATGGATCTTTTACTCATAATGCTTAATGTTTGGCCTATTACACTGACTTCTCAAGATAAGGATGGGTCTCTTCGTCCTGAAAGTTCTCTCTATCCTTATAGCAAAGGAATAACCTTACCTGATTCAACGTTGTTATTAGTTGGATCCATCATTGATAGCTGGGACAGGCTGAGAGAGAGTTCTTTCCGCATATTGCTATATTTTCCCAACCCCCTTCCTGGGATATCAAGCAAGGATATGGTCCAGAAAGTGATCAATTGGGCTAAGAAGTTAGTTTGCAGTCCACGTGTCAGGGAGAGTGACGCTGGTGCTCTGACTCTAAGGCTTTTGTTCCGGAAATATGTGTTGGAGCTAGGATGGATACTTAGAGCTTCTGTTGATGTTGTTTGTTTTCAATCACAATCAAAGCTGGTCAATGTTGATAGTCAAATTATTGAATCAAAGCCCCCTGTAGTAGAGTATATAAAATCACTAATTGATTGGCTGAATGCTTCTGTGGAAGAGGGAGAGAGGAATCTTTCTGAAGCTTGCAAAAACAGCTTTGTTCATGGAGTTTTGCTGACCCTACGGTATACTTTTGAGGAATTGGATTGGAATTCAGATGCAGTCCTGTCTAGCATTTCAGAAATGAGGCATGCATTGGAGAAGCTCCTGGAGCTTCTTGTGCGAATAACATCATTGGCACTTTGGGTGGTTTCTGCAGATGCTTGGTATCTGGCAGACATGGATGAGATGGCTGACGATGATGTTTACTTGATGGATGAAATGGAGGTGGTAAGACCTTCAGAAGATGAAGGCATTAATTCAAAACATGTGCAGGACAGTAGACCATCGGAACAGATTGTCATGGTTGGTTGTTGGCTGGCTATGAAAGAg gtGAGTCTTCTTCTAGGAACCATCATAAGAAAAATTCCCTTACCAGGTTATAGTTACTCAGATTCGAAGTCTGAAGACCCATGTCCTGATGCCTCGATGCCGACAATACCTAATGCAATGCTTGATTTGCAACAACTTGAACAAATTGGAAACCACTTCTTGGAAGTCCTTCTGAAGATGAAGCACAATGGAGCGATTGATAAGACAAGAGTTGGATTCACTGCTCTTTGCAACCGCTTACTTTGCTCAAATGATCCGAG ACTTTGCAAGTTGACAGAAATTTGGATGGAACAACTGATGGAAAGAACCATTGCCAAGGGTCAGGTTGTGGATGATTTGTTACGAAGAAGTGCTGGTATTCCTGCAGCATTTATTGCTCTCTTTCTGTCAGAGCCTGATGGTGCACCAAAGAAACTCCTTCCACGGGCTTTACGGTGGCTAATAGATGTAGCTAATAGCTCCTTGCTGTATCTGGTTGATGCCAAGAGCATGAATGGCAACTCCTGCAAGTTGTCATCGACAAATTCAGACCAAGCACCTGATTCTGCAAAGCTGTATGGGGTGAATGTGATGGAAAAGACCTCAAAGATCCGAGATGAAGGTGTAATTCCGACAGTACATGCATTTAATGTTCTCAGAGCTGCTTTTAATGATACAAACCTTGCAACTGATACATCTGGTTTTGCTGCGGAGGCTTTGATTGTCTCAATTCACTCTTTCTCTTCACCATATTGGGAGGTCCGAAATAGTGCCTGTCTGGCATACACTGCCTTAGTACGACGCATGATAGGATTCCTAAATCTTCAAAAACGAGAATCTCGACGTTCACTAACTGGGCTTGAGTTTTTTCACAG GTACCCCTCGTTGCATCCATTTCTTTACAATGAGCTGAATGTTGCAACTGATGCACTTCGGGATGCAACATCTGGATGCTCAGAATCCAACTTATCAAAGGTCGTCCACCCAAGCTTGTGCCctgttttaattcttttatccaGGCTCAAGCCTTCAACAATTGCTAGTGAGAGTGGAGATGACTTGGATCCATTCCTATTTATGCCATTCATCAGGAGGTGCTCAACCCAAAGTAATCTACGAATTCGTGTTCTTGCATCTAGAGCTTTAACAGGACTGGTCTCCAATGAGAAACTGCCAACTGTCCTCCTGAATATTGGCTCTGAATTGCCTTGCGTGGAGAATCAAATTGCAGCTTCTTCGTTTCCGTCTTCCTTATTGAAACCAAGCAATGGAACAGTCTCTACTAATTATAATTCGATTCATGGAATGCTATTGCAAATGTGTTCTCTTCTAGATGCAAATTGCAGAAACCTTGCTGATTTCacgaagaaagagaaaattctTGGCGATCTGTTCCAAGTTCTAGCGAAGCGATCATGGATTGCAAGCCCCAAAAGGTGTCCTTGCCCTATCCTTAATAGCTCTTTTGTAAGGGTGTTAGATCACATGCTCAGTGTTGCACAAACAGGCCATATCAGGGAGAATTACCTTCCCATCCGCAGTCTGCTGTGGAAGCTATGTACAGAATGCTTAGATGTAGAAGATTCTTTTGGAGTGTCATATTATGATCCAACAGTAGCAGAACTTCGTGAACAAGCAACCATATCCTATTTCAGTTGTGTGCTCCAGGCATCTAAAGATGGCATGGAGGAGGTTCTTCAGAAGCCACAAGCACATTTATCACATGACTTAAAGTTGTTGAACCTCCCTGAAACAAAGGAAACTTTTGTCTCACTTGAGAAAAGGCTGATTAGTTCCTTGTCAGATTCATCATATGAAGTTCGACTTGCAACACTGAAGTGGCTGTTGAAGTTCCTGAAGTCGACAGAATCTATCAGTGATGTCCACCATCTGTCTAGCAGTGCAATTGGAATTATTCAGCATTGGAGTAAGCCAAACCTCCAGGAGACAATGGTTAAGCTCTTGGACTCGGAGAAGTATCATAGATGTAAATATTACATTCTGAGGATTCTTTACACTTGGAACTTGCTGCAGTTTCAGAAACCTGGAAACCAAAATTCTGCCGATATTACATATGTTGGCAACTTAGATAATGATTCCACGTTTCAGTTCTGGGATAAGTTGTTATCCTTGTACAATATCACAAGACATAAAAAGACAAGAGAGACACTCATCTGCTGCATGGCTATATGTGTGAAAaagttttcaagtttattaaccAGCAGTGTTCTGTCTTACATGGAGGAGGAAACTCCAAAATCCTGTGAGTCATGTCAACTGGAAAGATCAGCACTTTTGTACGAATATATAACCCTTTTTGTCAACCTTATCAAAGAACACAGTTCTTCATCTGAGCCAGTGACCAAGCGCAATGCAGCAGCAGAATCTATTATTGCATCTGGTTTGCTTGAACAAGCAGAACTTATTGGTTCTTGTGTGTTCAGTAATGAAATCCCTGCTGGACTTTCTGGTTCCTGTTTTGAACCAAAAGAAGCTGTTAATATGTACGGTCGTCAGTTACTTGAGATATGGTTTACTTGCATCAAGTTGCTGGAGGATGAAGATGATGCGATACGACAATGGCTCGCCTTGAATGTCCAGAAATGCTTTTCTTCAAAAGCTTCTGGAAGCAGCTTTCAAGCTGTTGGGGTCCCAATGCAAGTGGAGAAAGTGATTGAATTGAGTTTTGGGTATCTATCTTATATCTTTGGTCACTGGATTGATTACTTTGATCATCTTTCACAGTGGGTAATAAATGGAGCAAATTATGTAACCTGTAAAGGAGATATTGTCAGACGGGTTTTTGACAAGGAAATTGACAATCATCATGAAGAGAAGCTGTTGATCTGTCAAATATGCTGCTCTCATTTGGAACAGCTTCCAATTTCAAAATCGTGGTTGGCTGATGGGCCATTCAAGCAGAAGTTCACAAATTATTTATACAACTGGAGAAGTAGATTTTGTCATCAGTTGACATCGTTTGCCAAGGACCATATTGAGAATTTGGGAGGAGTTGATTGGATAGGTGGTGTTGGTAACCACAAAGATGCATTTCTACCAATATATGCAAATTTGCTTGGCTTTTATGCTCTCTCAAACTGCATGGTCAATAGGAATATCGAGGATGACATGCTTCTACTATCTCAAATTGTTGAAATTGGTAAAACCATCGACCCGTTCT